One window from the genome of Penaeus monodon isolate SGIC_2016 chromosome 4, NSTDA_Pmon_1, whole genome shotgun sequence encodes:
- the LOC119572557 gene encoding uncharacterized protein LOC119572557, translating to MLHDDRILSEAHKWKQILARIIHVVVFLGERGLYFRGSSQRIGDIHNGNFLGLIELLAHYDRVLSEHVTKIQVSQEKGETAAHYLSAASQNEFIGLCAEYVRSRVLDEIDDAKYYSIMVDATPDSSHVEQTTFIIRYLTRELQEFFVQEHFLTFVDCFWNFTCRLIMLQTCLADIMEPNSTSLLKTPRACNLCGADSAACCKEAVTFFAQLPGIHSALEQLHTLNLTPKTATEVNGAVKYISSFTCILMSTRQATIDVEVSNLKSLVNDLKNLRKQQISTACVTLAKQYNNDISQDEKMVHLKAIHGANFGDESLSPFSLLKKISKFKLAEIFPNVCIALRIFCTLPFTVASAERSFSKLKLIKNFLRSTMTQDRLNDLAILGIESDLTGGPCLLVAPGPSQALGGPELWGRVEVSQDLLMSFRSARSPTGPSSAGRVLLLILAENSCASLFASDWGSWLFLWILCWPSLGKVSLF from the exons ATGCTCCATGATGACAGAATTCTCTCAGAGGCTCACAAATGGAAGCAGATTCTGGCAAGAATCATTCATGTTGTTGTCTTTCTTGGTGAAAGAGGACTGTATTTCCGTGGATCTTCACAAAGAATTGGTGATATTCACAATGGGAATTTTTTAGGTCTTATTGAGCTCCTTGCTCACTATGATCGAGTTCTAAGCGAGCATGTAACAAAAATTCAAGTATCACAGGAAAAAGGTGAGACTGCAGCTCATTATCTTTCAGCAGCATCCCAGAACGAGTTCATTGGTTTGTGTGCAGAGTATGTTCGCAGTCGTGTCTTGGATGAAATTGATGATGCAAAATACTACTCAATCATGGTCGATGCTACACCTGATTCAAGTCATGTTGAACAAACCACCTTTATAATCCGTTATTTGACAAGGGAGCTTCAAGAATTTTTTGTCCAAGAGCATTTCTTGACATTCGTTGATTGTT TTTGGAATTTCACTTGCAGATTGATAATGCTGCAAACATGTCTGGCAGATATAATGGAGCCCAACAGCACATCCTTGCTGAAAACCCCTCGTGCCTGTAATCTATGTGGAGCAGATTCTGCAGCTTGCTGTAAAGAAGCAGTGACATTTTTTG CTCAACTGCCAGGAATACACTCAGCTCTGGAGCAACTTCATACACTGAATCTTACCCCTAAGACTGCCACTGAAGTTAATGGCGCCGTAAAATACATTTCCTCTTTTACTTGCATCCTCATGTCTACAAGGCAAGCCACCATTGATGTAGAGGTCTCCAATCTGAAATCACTTGTGAACGACCTTAAAAATCTGCGCA AGCAGCAAATTTCCACTGCCTGTGTTACCCTGGCAAAGCAATACAACAATGATATCTCGCAAGATGAAAAAATGGTGCATCTCAAAGCGATCCATGGTGCAAACTTTGGAGACGAATCATTAAGCCCATTCAGCCTCTTAAAGAAAATCAGCAAGTTCAAGCTTGCCGAGATATTCCCAAATGTGTGCATTGCCCTGAGGATATTTTGTACATTGCCCTTTACCGTTGCTTCAGCAGAGCGATCTTTCAGCAAACTCAAGCTCATCAAAAACTTCTTACGGAGCACAATGACACAAGACCGATTGAATGACTTGGCTATTCTAGGCATAGAGAGCGACCTTACAG ggggcccatgtCTATTGGTTGCCCCGGGGCCCAGCCAAGCTCTCGGCGGCCCtgaactctggggtagagtggaagtttcccaagacttgttgatgagtttcaGGAGTGCAAGGTCACCTACtggtcccag ttcagctggcagggtGTTGCTACTTATTCTTGCCGAGAACTCGtgtgccagtctgttcgcctctgactgggggtcatg gctgtttctgtggATTCTTTGCTGGCCtagcctgggcaaggtcagcttgttctga